DNA sequence from the Streptomyces sp. HUAS 15-9 genome:
GATGACCGGGACGCGACGGCCCTCCTCGTCCATGATCCGGTGGACGTCGTTCACGTCCTTGGCGTCACGGACGAAGGACAGGGCGACCAGGTCGCAGCCCATCCGCAGCGCGAACCGCAGGTCCTCGATGTCCTTCTCGCTCAGTGCGGGCACGTTGACGGCCGCGCCGGGCAGGTTGATGCCCTTGTGGTCGGAGACGACACCGCCCTCGATGACGATCGTCCGCACCCGCGGACCCTCGACGTCCACCACCTTCAGCTCGACGTTGCCGTCGTTGATCAGGATCTGGTCGCCCCGTGCGACATCACCCGTCAGGCCCTTGTACGTCGTCCCGCAGATCTGCTTGTCGCCCGGGACGTCCTCGGTCGTGATGACGAACTCGTCACCACGCTCCAGTTCGACCGGACCCTCGGCGAAGGTCTCCAGACGGATCTTGGGGCCCTGCAGATCGGCGAGGACGCCGATGGCGCGGCCGGTCTCCTTCGAGGCGGCCCGGACGCGGTCGTACCGCGCCTGGTGCTCGGAGTGGGTGCCGTGGCTGAAGTTGAACCGAGCCACATTCATGCCGGCCTCGATCATGGAGACGAGCATCTCGTGGGAGTCGACCGCGGGGCCGAGAGTACAGACGATTTTCGAACGGCGCATGGAGCGATCCTATCGGTTTGTTTCGCTACGGAATATTCCGTCTGGTGGAAGATACAAATGGGCGGACGTGCGCTCACTCGTGTTACCGCCGTGTAATTGCTCAGCTGTTCACCTAAATGCTCAGCTGTTCACTCAGCTGTTCATTCCGACCAGTGCGTAGGTCTGTGTGGCGATCTCCAGTTCCTCGTCGGTGGGCACCACGGCGACGGCCACCCTCGCGTTCTCGGGCGAGATCAGCCGAGGCCGGTCGGCGCGTACGGCGTTCAGCTCGCCGTCCACCGCCAGGCCCAGCTCCTCCAGGCCCGCCAGGGCAGCCTCTCGCACGGGACTCGCGTTTTCCCCGACTCCGGCTGTGAAGGCGACCGCGTCCACCCGTCCGAGCACCGCGTAATAGGCGCCTATGTACTTCTTCAAGCGGTGAATGTAGATGTCGAAGGCGAGACGCGCCTGTTCGTCGCCCTCGTCGATCCGACGGCGGATCTCCCGCATGTCGTTGTCACCGCACAGCCCGAACAGACCGCTTCTCTTGTTGAGAAGAGTGTCGATCTCGTCCATGGACATTCCGCCAACTCGCTGCAAATGGAAGATGACGGCCGGATCCAGGTCGCCGGAGCGCGTCCCCATCACAAGCCCCTCCAGCGGGGTGAGCCCCATCGAGGTGTCCACGCACCGGCCGCCGCGCACCGCCGAGGCGGACGCCCCGTTGCCCAGGTGCAGCACGATGACATTGACCTCCTCCGGCGCCTTCCCGAGCAGCTCGGCGGTCGCCCGGGAGACGTAGGCGTGCGAGGTCCCGTGGAAGCCGTAGCGCCGGATGCGGTGCCGGTCCGCGAGCTTCGGGTCGATCGCGTAGCGCGCCGCGGACTCCGGCATGGTCGTGTGGAACGCCGTGTCGAAGACCGCGACCTGGGGCAGGTCGGGGCGCAGCGCCAGCGCCGTGCGGATGCCGGTGAGGTTGGCCGGGTTGTGCAGCGGCGCGACCGGGATCAGCCGCTCGATCTCGGTCAGTACGGCGTCGTCGATGACGGTCGGCTCGGTGAAGAACATGCCGCCGTGCACCACGCGGTGCCCGATCGCGGCCAGTTCCGGCGAGTCCAGACCGAGATCGTCCTTGGCCAGTTCCTCGGCCACGGCCTTGAGGGCGGCGTGGTGGTCGGCGATCGGGCCGTTCTCCTCACGGGTGGCGCCCGAGGTGAGACAGGTGTGCTTCAGCCGGGAGGTCTGCTCGCCGATGCGCTCGACGAGACCAGCCGCCAGCCGGCTGCTGTCACGCATGTCCAGCAGCTGGTACTTCACCGACGAGGAGCCTGAGTTGAGGACGAGGACGCGGGAAACCAGGGGGGCCGAGCGAAGCTCGTCGGACAGGGCGGTGGTGGGTGACGGGTGGGCGGTCACTGGGCGGTTGCCTTCTCGCTCGGGTTCTGGGCCTGGATGGCCGTGATGGCGACGGTGTTGACGATGTCCTGGACGAGGGCGCCCCGGGACAGGTCGTTGACCGGCTTGCGCAGACCCTGCAGGACCGGGCCGACGGCGATCGCGCCGGCCGAGCGCTGCACGGCCTTGTACGTGTTGTTGCCGGTGTTGAGGTCGGGGAAGATCAGCACGCTGGCCTGTCCGGCGACCTCGGAGCCCGGCAGCTTGGTCGCCGCGACCGACGGCTCCACGGCCGCGTCGTACTGGATCGGCCCCTCGATCTTCAGGTCGGGCCGCCGCGAGCGCGCCAGCTCGGTCGCCTCGCGCACCTTGTCGACGTCGGCGCCCGAACCGGACGTACCCGTGGAGTACGACAGCATCGCGATCCGCGGCTCCACGCCGAACTGCTGCGCGGTGGCGGCCGACTGGATGGCGATGTCGGCCAGTTGCTCGGCGTTCGGGTCCGGGTTGACCGCGCAGTCGCCGTAGACCAGCACCTTCTCGGCCAGGCACATGAAGAACACGGAGGAGACGATCGACGACTCCGGGGTGGTCTTGATGATCTCGAAGGCGGGCCGGATGGTGGCCGCCGTGGAGTGCACGGAGCCGGAGACCATGCCGTCGGCGAGACCCTCCTGGACCATCAGGGTGCCGAAGTAGTTCACGTCGGAGACGACGTCGTAGGCCAGCTCCACCGTCACGCCCCGGTGGGCCCGCAGCCCGGCGTACGTCTGGGCGAAGGCGTCGCGCAGCTCGGAGGCGGCGGGGTCGATGAGCTGGGCGTCGCCGAGGTCGATACCGAGGTCGGCGGCCTTCTTGCGGATCTGGTCGACGGTACCGAGCAGGGTCAGATCGCACACGCCCCGGCGCAGCAGCACCTCGGCGGCGTGCAGCACACGCTCCTCGGTGCCCTCCGGGAGGACGACACGGCGCTTGTCGGAGCGGGCCTGTTCGAGCAGCTTGTGCTCGAACATCATCGGGGTGACCCGGTCGCTGCTCGGCGCGGAGACCCGCTTGAGCAGATCGCCGGTGTCGACGTACCGCTCGAACAGGCCGAGCGCGGTCTCCGCCTTGCGCGGGGTGACCGCGCTCAGCTTGCCCTCCAGGGAGAACAGCTGCTCGGCGGTGGGGAAGCTGGTGCCGGGCACCGAGACGACCGGGGTGCCCGGGGCGAGCCGGGAGGCGAGGGTGAGGATCTCCTCGGAGGGCCGCTCGTTCAGGGTGAGCAGCAGGCCGGCTATCGGCGGGGTGCCGGCGCTGTGCGCGGCGAGCGAGCCGATCACCAGGTCGGCGCGGTCGCCCGGGGTCACCACCAGGCAGCCGGGGGTCAGGGCGCTGAGCAGGTTCGGCAGCATGGCGCCGCCGAAGACGAAGCCGAGCGCGTCCCGGGCCAGCCCCGAGTCGTCCCCGAGCAGCACCGTGCCGCCCAGGATCTGGGTGATCTGGGAGACCGTCGGCGCGGACAGCGCGGGCTCGTCGGGCAGCACGTAGCAGGGGACCGGCAGCCGGTTGGTGAGCCGCTCGGCGATCTCGTCGCGGTCCTCGCGGGCCACCCGGTTGGCGACCATGGCGAGGACGTCGCAGCCGAGACTGTCGTACGCCCGGAACGCGTTGCGCGTCTCGGCGCGCACGGACTCGGCGGTCTGCCGGCGGCCGCCCACGACCGGGATCACGGACGCGCCGAACTCATTGGCGAGCCGGGCGTTCAGGGACAGCTCGTCCGGGAGCTGGGTGTCGGCGAAGTCGGTGCCGAGGACCAGGACGACGTCGTAGTCCCGCGCGACCAGGTGGAACCGGTCGACGAGAGTGGACACCAGCTCGTCCGTCCCCTGCTCGGCCTGCAGCGCGGACGCCTTGTGGTACTCCATGCCGTAGACCGTCGCCGGGTCCTGGGAGAGCCGGTACCGGGCACGTAGCAGCTCGAACAGGCGATCGGGGCTGTGGTGGACGAGCGGCCGGAACACCCCCACCCGGTCGACCTGCCGGGTCAGCAGCTCCATGACTCCCAGCTCTACGACCTGGCGGCCGTCGCCGCGGTCGATCCCCGTCACGTACACGCTGCGCGTCACGTGGGCACTCCGTTTCGTCTGTCACATCTCCGCATAAAAATCGCCCACCAAGGTGAGCAGATCCCTCTTGACAATACCCCTGGCGCTAGATAAGGCGCCCGTCAGGTCATCGGCCCCCTGGCGGACGTGAAACAATCAGACTTGCTCACCGGTATCAACAGCGACCATCACCGGTACCAACAGCGACCAGGAGACACAGCACGATGCGCATCGGAGTTCTCACCGCAGGCGGCGACTGCCCCGGCCTGAACGCAGTGATCCGGTCTGTCGTGCACCGGGCGGTGGCGCAGTACGGCGACGAGGTCATCGGCTTCGAGGACGGCTACCGGGGACTGCTCGACGGTCACTACCGCACCCTCGACCTGGACGCGGTCAGCGGCATCCTGGCGCGCGGCGGCACCATCCTCGGCTCCTCCCGCCTGGAGCGCGACCGGCTGCGCGAGGCCTGTGAGCGGGCCACCGACATGGTCGGCGAGTTCGGCATCGACGCCCTGATCCCGATCGGCGGCGAGGGCACGCTGACCGCCGCCCGGATGCTCTCCGACGCCGGGCTGCCGGTCGTGGGCGTGCCGAAGACGATCGACAACGACATCTCCTCCACGGACCGCACCTTCGGCTTCGACACCGCGGTCGGCGTGGCCACGGAGGCCATGGACCGCCTCAAGACCACCGCCGAGTCCCACCAGCGCGTGATGGTCGTCGAGGTCATGGGCCGTCACGCGGGCTGGATCGCCCTGGAGTCCGGCATGGCCGGCGGCGCCCACGGCATCTGCCTGCCCGAGCGCCCCTTCGACCCCGCCGACCTGGTCAAGATGGTCGAGGAGCGGTTCGCCCGCGGCAAGAAGTTCGCCGTCGTCTGCGTCGCCGAGGGCGCCCACCCCGCCGAGGGCACCATGGACTACAGCAAGGGCGAGATCGACCAGTTCGGTCACGAGCGTTTCCAGGGCATCGGCACGGCACTGGCGTACGAGCTGGAGCGGCGCCTCGGCAAGGAGGCCAAGCCCGTCATCCTCGGCCACGTCCAGCGCGGCGGCACCCCGACCGCGTACGACCGCATCCTCGCCACCCGCTTCGGCTGGCACGCGGTGGAGGCCGCGCACCGCGCCGACTTCGGCCGGATGACCGCGCTGCGCGGCACCGACATCGTGATGGTGCCGCTCGCGGAGGCGGTCACCGAGCTGAAGACGGTCCCGAAGGACCGGATGGACGAGACGGAGTCGGTCTTCTAGGACCGCCCCGGCCGTCCTGCTGTCAGGCCGTACTGGCCTCGACCCGTGACCAGAAGTGGTCCACGATCCGGTCGAGGAAGTCACGGCCGTTGCCGCTCGAGTCGTCCGCGGCACCGGTGCCGCCCCAGCTCAGCGTGGCCACCATCTGCCCCTGGTAGTCCCGGTGCAGCTCCTGGAGGGTGCCCTCCAGGAGCCGGCGGTCCAGCGGCACCATACGGCCCACCGGGCGCACATAGGCCCGCCAGCGCGTGGTGACCGCACCGCGCAGCAATTCCGCCAGCTTCGCGTCGTGGCCGCTGACGGTCACGAAGTCGGGCAGGGACAACGCGAGCAGCGCGGCGAGGGCGGCGGACTGCCGCTCGGTGCCGCGCCACTCGTTGTGCTCCTCCATCCGCAGATAGGCGAGGAGTTCCAGCCTGACGGCGAGAGCGACGTCCTCCGCCGCCAGCCCACGGGCCGTGCGGTGCTCGCGCAGACTGCGCGGCCGCCCGATCAGTTCACCCGGCGAGCACCACAACACCCCCGCGAGAGCGGCGAGTTCAGGACTGCTGGGGGTGACGAGGCCCCGCTCCCAGGTGACGACCAGGTCAGCGGTGACGTAGGGCAACCCGTACGAGGCACGCATTCCGTAGGCGACCTGCTCGGGTCCCATGCCGAGAGCGGCACGGAGTTTGCGGGCGGCGGGGGCGTTGAAGGGGGGACCTGGCTGGTTCCGTGGGGCTGGCGGTCGGTGCACAGCGGACAACGTACGGGTGCTCGCCGGTGATGACTACGGTCTGTTCGGCCACAATCACGGATTGTAGGAATGTCTGGTTCCGGGTGCTGGGGACGGACGGCGGATCCGACACGTGCCTACCGCCGGTCGACTCGCTTCCCGATCACGGGTCCGTAGAAGGTCCCGCCACGGAAGTCGATGTGGTCGCCCCCGTGGACGGCTCGGGGCTCCTCCTCGGAGCGCGCGGACACATCGCCGCCTCCGGGCCGGTGCTTGCGCAGCACCGCCATCGCCACCGACGCCGCCTGCGCGGCCGCCCTCTCCTGTGAACCCCCGGCGTCCGCCTCGGACTTGAGCGCGTCGGCGCGGTCGCTGATGCCCCGGACGACCAGGGCGTCCACTTGCCCGCTCAGATGCGCCGCGTGGGCCGCGCCCGCCCCCTCCATCTCGATCGCGGCCGCGTCGTTGTAGTGCTCGCGGACCTGGCGGGCGATCTCGGAGCCGGCGTCGGCCAGGACGACGTCCCCGGTGGCGATCGGCTTGAAGTGGGTCCGTACGTCCGCCATGTCCCGTACGGCCGAACGCGCGGCCTGCACCAGTGCGTTGGAGCCGTACCAGGCCTCCGGGCGGATCAGCAGGCCCTCGGCGGTCTGCTTGCCACCGTGGATGCCGTACACCTTGGTCCCGACGACGACGTCGCCGATGCCGATGTCGTCCTTGAGGCTGCCCGCGACACCGACGAAGAGGACCGCCCGCGGACGGAGCCAGTCGATGAGCGACGCGGTGAGCGCGGCGGTGGCCCTGGCGCCCTCGCCCAGCTCGCCGATCGCCACATGCCAGGGCGTGCCGGGCAGCCGCCCGCGTTCGAGCCAGGTGCCGTTGCCGGGGTGGACGAGATCCTGCCGGTCCTCGACATGGGCGCGGACGGCGGAGTACTCCAGCGCGAGTGCGGTCAGGACCAGAACGGTGGACTGCGTCTCCGGCACCCTCTTAAGGTACTGCCGGGGGAAGGGGGCGTAGTGCCGGAACGACACGTCACCGTGGGGCAGTTGCTGCTCATCGAGTACCAGACCGTCAAGGACGAGCAGAAGACGAGGATCGGGTTCCGGGACAACCTCCTCTACGTCACGCTCACCGTCGTCGCCGCCGTCGTCGCCGCGTCGGCGCAGGCCGGACAGCCCGCCATGCTGCTCGCGCTCCCGCCGGTCTGTGTGGTCCTCGGCTGGACCTATCTCGTCA
Encoded proteins:
- a CDS encoding ATP-dependent 6-phosphofructokinase; translation: MRIGVLTAGGDCPGLNAVIRSVVHRAVAQYGDEVIGFEDGYRGLLDGHYRTLDLDAVSGILARGGTILGSSRLERDRLREACERATDMVGEFGIDALIPIGGEGTLTAARMLSDAGLPVVGVPKTIDNDISSTDRTFGFDTAVGVATEAMDRLKTTAESHQRVMVVEVMGRHAGWIALESGMAGGAHGICLPERPFDPADLVKMVEERFARGKKFAVVCVAEGAHPAEGTMDYSKGEIDQFGHERFQGIGTALAYELERRLGKEAKPVILGHVQRGGTPTAYDRILATRFGWHAVEAAHRADFGRMTALRGTDIVMVPLAEAVTELKTVPKDRMDETESVF
- a CDS encoding acetate kinase — protein: MVSRVLVLNSGSSSVKYQLLDMRDSSRLAAGLVERIGEQTSRLKHTCLTSGATREENGPIADHHAALKAVAEELAKDDLGLDSPELAAIGHRVVHGGMFFTEPTVIDDAVLTEIERLIPVAPLHNPANLTGIRTALALRPDLPQVAVFDTAFHTTMPESAARYAIDPKLADRHRIRRYGFHGTSHAYVSRATAELLGKAPEEVNVIVLHLGNGASASAVRGGRCVDTSMGLTPLEGLVMGTRSGDLDPAVIFHLQRVGGMSMDEIDTLLNKRSGLFGLCGDNDMREIRRRIDEGDEQARLAFDIYIHRLKKYIGAYYAVLGRVDAVAFTAGVGENASPVREAALAGLEELGLAVDGELNAVRADRPRLISPENARVAVAVVPTDEELEIATQTYALVGMNS
- the pta gene encoding phosphate acetyltransferase — its product is MTRSVYVTGIDRGDGRQVVELGVMELLTRQVDRVGVFRPLVHHSPDRLFELLRARYRLSQDPATVYGMEYHKASALQAEQGTDELVSTLVDRFHLVARDYDVVLVLGTDFADTQLPDELSLNARLANEFGASVIPVVGGRRQTAESVRAETRNAFRAYDSLGCDVLAMVANRVAREDRDEIAERLTNRLPVPCYVLPDEPALSAPTVSQITQILGGTVLLGDDSGLARDALGFVFGGAMLPNLLSALTPGCLVVTPGDRADLVIGSLAAHSAGTPPIAGLLLTLNERPSEEILTLASRLAPGTPVVSVPGTSFPTAEQLFSLEGKLSAVTPRKAETALGLFERYVDTGDLLKRVSAPSSDRVTPMMFEHKLLEQARSDKRRVVLPEGTEERVLHAAEVLLRRGVCDLTLLGTVDQIRKKAADLGIDLGDAQLIDPAASELRDAFAQTYAGLRAHRGVTVELAYDVVSDVNYFGTLMVQEGLADGMVSGSVHSTAATIRPAFEIIKTTPESSIVSSVFFMCLAEKVLVYGDCAVNPDPNAEQLADIAIQSAATAQQFGVEPRIAMLSYSTGTSGSGADVDKVREATELARSRRPDLKIEGPIQYDAAVEPSVAATKLPGSEVAGQASVLIFPDLNTGNNTYKAVQRSAGAIAVGPVLQGLRKPVNDLSRGALVQDIVNTVAITAIQAQNPSEKATAQ
- a CDS encoding 5'-methylthioadenosine/S-adenosylhomocysteine nucleosidase family protein, producing the protein MPETQSTVLVLTALALEYSAVRAHVEDRQDLVHPGNGTWLERGRLPGTPWHVAIGELGEGARATAALTASLIDWLRPRAVLFVGVAGSLKDDIGIGDVVVGTKVYGIHGGKQTAEGLLIRPEAWYGSNALVQAARSAVRDMADVRTHFKPIATGDVVLADAGSEIARQVREHYNDAAAIEMEGAGAAHAAHLSGQVDALVVRGISDRADALKSEADAGGSQERAAAQAASVAMAVLRKHRPGGGDVSARSEEEPRAVHGGDHIDFRGGTFYGPVIGKRVDRR
- a CDS encoding helix-turn-helix domain-containing protein codes for the protein MHRPPAPRNQPGPPFNAPAARKLRAALGMGPEQVAYGMRASYGLPYVTADLVVTWERGLVTPSSPELAALAGVLWCSPGELIGRPRSLREHRTARGLAAEDVALAVRLELLAYLRMEEHNEWRGTERQSAALAALLALSLPDFVTVSGHDAKLAELLRGAVTTRWRAYVRPVGRMVPLDRRLLEGTLQELHRDYQGQMVATLSWGGTGAADDSSGNGRDFLDRIVDHFWSRVEASTA